Genomic DNA from Sphingobium sp. V4:
TGACCGATGACGGTATAGAGTTCCGCCCCCGTGCCCGCATCGGGCGAATTGTTGCGCCCGACGCCCACAAAGCCATAGCAGTGGGGCAGCCATGCCGCCGATCCGTCCATCGCAACCGGCCAGCCAGCAACGAAGCCGGTCGCGGACGCATAGGGATCGGCATAGGGCAAGGGCGTCACGGCGAGGCGGCGGTTGGCGAGCGGGATCGCATAATCAGCGGGACTTGTGGGCGAAAGGCCAGGCGGAATGGGCTTCTTTTCCGTCGAATCGCCCCATTGCACGACATAATTATCCTGCACCCGGTTGATGCTGGTGCCGTCCCACCAATGCGCCTTGGCGAGCGCCTGGATATTGGCGACATGGCGCGGCGAGAAGGCAGGCGCGAGTTGTATCACCACGCGCTTGTCGCCTTCGATCGTCATCACCAGCAACTCGTCTAGGGGAATGGCGCGCCAAGCGGCGGCGGGCGCCTGCGCCACCACCGCCGCCGGCGTGGCGGGTGGATCGATGGCGAAGGCGGGAAAGGCGATCAGGGCGGCAAGCGGTATGGCGGCGCGAAAGCGATGGGTCATCTTCCGATCAAACAGGCCGCGCAGGATAATGTAAAGCCTTGTGCAATGCCCCTTGCCTCGCCGCGCGACGCGCGATAGGGAGCCGCCTCCAGAGCGATTGGATAAGAACCCGATCCACGCCGCTTACAGCGACGATCAGGTTCATGCGGAGCGGTGGCCGAGTGGTCGAAGGCGCTCGCCTGGAAAGTGAGTATACGTCAAAAGCGTATCGAGGGTTCGAATCCCTCCCGCTCCGCCACCACCAATGACCACGATTTCCCAGCAGTCCACGGCATTCAAGAAATGCCTTGGAAAGCACAGGATGTCGTGCCGGACTCCGACTGGTTGCGTCAACAACCCTGATCCTGCGCGCTTCCTGAGCCAAGGCGCCCCGCGAAGCGTTCCGCCAGCCTCTGTACCTTGAACCCATGGGCCAGCCAGTCCACGAATGCGCGGGTCTTGGCGGGCAGGAGCGTGCGCGAGGCATAATAGACCGAGATGGCTCCGGCATCGGCATAACAGTGCGGGACCAGTCGGATCAGCGCACCGCTCTCCAGGGCAGGCAGCACGTCCGGCATGGCCAGCATCGCCACGCCCAGCCCCAGCAATGCCGCCTCCCGCATGGCGCTGGGATCATTGACGATGATGCGCTCCGTCAGGGTGGCGGCCATTTCCCGCCCCGCCGCGTCGCGCATCGCCCAGTGCCGTACGCGCCCGGTCTGGAGCGAGCGCATGACGATTCCGTCGAGCGAGGCCAGCCCGACCGGATCGAGCGGAGCGACGCGCCCCTCCATATAGGCGGGAGAGGCGACCGCCACGATATGGGCCGGCGCCAGCGTCCGGGCCACGATGCCGGGCGACAGGTCGAACCCGCCGCCGATCGCCGCGTCATAGCCCTCGGCGATGAGGTCCACGGCGCGGTTCTGGAAATGCCATTCGGGCTTGATGCGGGGATAGCGCGCGAGAAAGCCGGGCAGCATCGGCAGGACATGGGTTACGCCGAAGGTCGGCGCCATGCTGATCCGGAGTGTGCCCGCCGGCTCGCCGCTATCGGTGGCGATGCCGGCGATCGCCGCCTGGATGCCCTCCAGATTTTCGGCGATGGCCAGGCGGAAGACCTCGCCCGCCTCGGTCAGGGTCAGCTTTCGGGTGGACCGATGGAAGAGCCGCACGCCCAGGTTGCGTTCCAGCATGGCAACGTTCCGGCTCACAGCGGCCGGGGTCAACGCGAGCCGCCGCGCAGCCTCGGAAAAGCTGCCATGCTCGGCGCTGCGGATGAAGGATTCCAGATTGGCGAGCGTTTCCACGGCGCCCGTTTCAACTGACCATTGAAGATAATGCAAGACAATACCGGATAATCGAAAAGGAATATCTGCGCCATCTTCGCTCCATCACTTGATTTGAAGGAGCACATGACATGACTGAGCCTAACCAACCCCTCGCCGGCAAGGTCGCCCTCGTTACCGGCGGATCGCGCTCGATCGGCGCGGCCATCGCCCGCAGGCTCGCCGCCGACGGCGCTGCAGTCGCGCTGACCTACAGCGCTTCGCCGGACCGCGCGGCGCAGATCGTCGCCGAGATCGAGGCTGCCGGCGGCCGCGCCATGGCGATCGAAGCCGATGCCGGCGACCCGGCGGCGGTGCGCGCTTCCGTCACCGGCACCGTCGAGGCATTTGGCGGCATCGACATCCTCGTCAACAATGCCGGCGTTGCGGTCAACGCGCTGATAGAGGATGTGAGGTTCGAGGATTATGAGCGGATGCTCGCGGTCAATGTGACCGGTGTCTTCGTCGCCACGCAGGAAGCGGTCCGCCACATGAAGACGGGCGGACGTATCATCCATATCGGCTCGTCAATGACGCGCTACGCCGCTTTCCCGACCGCCTCGGTCTATACCCTGAGCAAGGGCGCCGTGAGCGGGTTCAATCGCAGCCTGGTGCGCGACCTCGGCCCCAGGGGCATCACCGTCAACACTGTCCATCCCGGCCCGACCGACACCGACATGAACCCGGCGGACGGCCCGGTCGCCGCCATCGTCGGTCCAGGCGTGGCGATCGGCCGCTACGGCCAGCCGCGCGAGATCGCGGCCGTCGTCGCCTTCCTCGCCAGCCCGGAGGCGGCCTTCGTCACCGGTGCCGACATCATGGCCGATGGCGGCCTGACCGCCTGACCGCCTGACGCCAGACAGCGCTCAAGCGGAAAAGGACATCGGCTTCGTTGCGGTCGACTTGTCCAGAATTCCGCCGCCATCCTCGCCACGGCCTCATGCCCGAAGGTCATGATCTGACCGGCCATATTGATCCGAATGACACTGCAAAACATGCTCCTGGCGCGCCCCTCCTGCGAGGAGCGCGCCATCGGCATCAGGCGAAAATGAAGTCGGCTGCCGAAATATGTGCGGTTGTCAGGGTTGTACCCAGGCTCGCGACGTCGATGCTGAACGCAGCCCCCGCGGAGGTCACCACATCGAGGATGACGTGCCCCGCCGCGCCGTCATGCGCAAACACGGTTCCCAGTCCGCCGCCGGATGCGAATTTAGTCACGCCCAGCTTTTCCAGAACGATGCGATCGGACCCATTCTGAAAATCGACGATCCGGTCGCCGCCGTCCAGCGCACCGGCACCTTTGAAGACGAACCAGTCCGCGCCGGCGCCACCCCACAATGCGTCGCTACCAGCCTCGCCGATCAGCTTGTCGAAGCCGCCGTCGCCATAAAGCTGATCATTACCAAGACCGCCATAGATCAGGTCATCGCCTTCGCCGCCATACAATATGTCATGGCCATTTTCGCCATTCAGCGAATCCGCATCATTGCCGCCATAGACAAAATCATTCCCGGATCCGGCCTGGAGATTATCGCGACCATCGTCTCCGTAGAGCCGGTCCACACCCCATTCGGCAACAAGGATATCATCGCCGCTGCCGCCACTCAGATAATTGTCGCCGTCGCCACCATCGACACGGTCATTGCCATTGCCGCCATAGACTTGGTCGTTGCCCGACTGACCCTTCAGCTTATCGTTGCCGTCTTCACCATAAATCCTGTCGTTGCCGGAACCGCCGCCCACAGCCTGGTTCGTCAGCTTGCCCGTCGCGGGATTGATTTCGTTTAGGAAACCGTCATCGCCTGCTCCCGCATAGATGAGGTCATCGCCGACGCCGCCATCAATATAATCCCGACCACCGCCGGACCGAATGATGTCGTTCCCGGCATCGCCCAGCAACTGGTCATGGCCATCTCCCATCACCAGCTGATCGGCGCCATCGCCACCGGACGCGATGTTATTGCCCGATTCACCATAAAGATAATCATTGCCGAGGCCACCATCGAGCCTGTCATTGCCGGCGCCACCATAGAGAATGTCGTTTCCTGCGCCGCCTTCGATATAGTCATTCCCCAAATCGCCCCAGATTTCATCGTCGCCATCTAGGCCTGAAATCGTGTCGTCCTGTGACGTGCCCTTGATGCTGTTCTTCAAGTTCGTGCCTATAAGCGTAGCCATTCGCGACCCCTTGCTTCCAATCATGCCGGACATCATCAGTCGATAAAGCCGACGCATTAATATTTTTATGTCTTCTTGCGTGCGGCAGAACAAACCGTGCGACAATCCTGCCGCACGGCGTGCCTGCCACCGCCTCATCACCTAGAACGGGGATGTCGGCTCTAGTAAGTCGGGGAGGGGGCCGCTCGACGTGATTTCGGGGCGCTTAGGCGTCCTCGCATTCGCCCGTACTCGGGCACGGGAGAGGAAGGCCTTTCATCGGCGGTATTGTTCGAGCAGGAAGGTTCCGCCCGGCGAATGCCGGGGGCCGAAGGGATACGCACTGCGGGTGCGATTGGCGGCACGCAATCGCCGCTCTAGCCCCTTTCGATCATGTCCATGAAATCCCTGGCAGCCTCTCGGTCAGCCGGGTCGTCGAACGTCGTCCCGACATCGGGCGCGGCGCCGAGCAGGAACAACAGCGCCCAGAGGGCGAAGCGTCGACCCTGGCTCTCTTCCAGGCCAAGGTCGACGCGCATTCGCTCGATGCCGGCAGCCATCGCTCCGGGGGCCACCGCATTCAAATCGGTGGTGCCGAAATAGCGATGGATCTGGTCATCGAAATTCATGGGAAGCGACAGCCTCCCGGATCAGCCGTTCAGCCGGTCCTTGACCGCCTTGGCGGGCGTGAAGGTCAGCTTCTTCGACGCAGCAATCTCGATCACGGCGCCGGTGGCGGGATTGCGGCCCTGGCGCGCGGGGCTGTCCTTGACCTTGAACTTGCCAAAGCCGTTGAGCGAAACTTCGTCACCCTTGGCGGCAGCGTCCGCGATGGCGCCGACCACGCTGTCGACCAGCTTGCGCGCCTCGGCCTTGCTGATGTCGTGGGATGCGGCGACCGCTTCGGCAAGATCGGTGTTGTTCATGAGGATATAAGCTCCTGATTATGGAACGCCTGGAAATAGCGGCCTGTTGTCGGTACGTCCACGGCCTAATGACATTGTGCGGGCGTTGGCGCCGACGGACGGATCACAACCGCCGTCCGGACACGCCTGTTCCAGGCAGAACGCCGATCCGGTTGACGCCCCTGCCATCAACAATCTCGACCTCACCCTGAAATATGGGCATGGTGCCCAGATGTCGGGACCGCGGCAACGACGCCTGCGAAAGACACGACCAGAGGAGAGGCCATGGCGACGAGCGACGAGGGCAGCCTGCCGAAACATCACCGGGCGACACAGGGGGAAAAGCTGGTGATAGCCGCCTCCTCGCTGGGGACGGTGTTCGAATGGTATGATTTCTATCTCTACGGCCTGCTCGCCACCTATATTTCCGCCCAGTTCTTCTCCGGCGTGAACGAGACGACCGCCTTCATCTTTGCCCTCGCCGCCTTTGCCGCGGGCTTTGCCGTGCGGCCGTTCGGCGCGATCGTCTTCGGACGGATCGGCGACCTGGTCGGTCGCAAGAACACGTTTCTGGTCACGATGGCGATCATGGGCCTGTCGACCTTCGCGGTCGGCCTGCTGCCCGGCTACGCCGCGATCGGGGTGACAGCGCCCATCATCCTCGTCATCCTGCGGCTGCTTCAGGGACTGGCGCTCGGCGGCGAATATGGCGGCGCGGCGACCTATGTCGCGGAACATGCACCGCATGGGAAGCGCGGCCTCTACACCAGCTGGATCCAGACCACCGCCACATTCGGCCTGTTCGCGGCGCTGCTGGTGGTGATCGGCTTCCGCTTCGCGCTGGGCGAGCAGGCATTCGCCGCCTGGGGCTGGCGCCTGCCCTTCCTGATCTCCATCTTCCTGCTGGGCGTGTCGATGTGGATCAGGCTGCAACTGAACGAAAGCCCGGTCTTCCAGAAGATGAAAGACGAAGGCACGACGTCGAAGGCGCCGCTGACCGAAGCCTTCGGCCGATGGTCCAACCTGCGCTGGGTGGTCATCGCGCTGTTCGGGGCGGTCGCGGGCCAGGCGGTGGTTTGGTATGCGGGGCAATTCTACGCCCTCTTCTTCCTCGAAAAGACGCTGAAGGTCGACGGCGCGACCGCCAATATCCTGATCGCGGTGGCGCTGGCGCTGGCGACCCCCTTCTTCGTCGCCTTCGGCTGGCTGAGCGACCGGATCGGTCGCAAGCCCATCATCCTGGGCGGCTGCGCGCTGGCGGCCATCGCCTATTTCCCGTTGTTCGCGGCCCTGACCCACGCCGCCAACCCCGCCCTCGCCGCCGCCCAGGCCGCTGCGCCGGTCACGATCGCGGTCGACCCGCTGCAATGCTCCTTCCAGTTCGACCCGGTGGGCCGCAACAGGTTCGACCAGTCGAGCTGCGACATCGCCAAGGCCCAGATGGCCAAGGCCGGCATCAGCTACGCCAATGCGGAAGCGCCCGCCGGCCGTCCGGCCGTGGTCAGCATCGGCAGCACCCGTCTGAATGCGCCCGATCCCGCCCGGCTGGAAAGGGCGGAGAAGACGGCGGCGATCGCCGCTTTCCAACGGCAGCTGGACGCCGCCCTTACCCAGGCGGGCTATCCGCAAAAGGCCGAAAAGGCGCGGATCAACAAACCCGCCGTGGTCGCCATCCTCTGGGCGCTCGCCATGCTCGTGACGATGGTCTACGGCCCGATCGCCGCGATGCTGGTCGAACTTTTCCCCAGCCGCATCCGCTACACCTCCATGTCCCTGCCCTATCATGTCGGCAATGGCTGGTTCGGCGGCTTCCTGCCGACGACGGCCTTCGCCATGGTCGCGGCGACCGGGGACATTTATTACGGCCTCTGGTATCCCGTCGTGATCGCGGCTGCGACGGCGGTCATAGGGTTGCTCTTCCTGCCGGAGACCTTCCGCCGCAACATCGACAGCTGAAGCATCGGCGCTGAGCGGCAAAGACATGATCCCGGCGCGCCCGATCCATTTGTGTTGCCACCGGAGGCCCCCTAAGAAGGGCCACCACAGCAGGATGATGACGGCGCGCATGGATGATCTACAATTTGATCCGGGCGGAAGCGAGCCGACCATCGCCGATGTCGCCGCCATCGCCGGCGTGTCCATCCGCACGGTTTCGCGGGTCATCAACAACAGTCCCAAGGTCAACAAGGATACGCGGGAACGCATCCAGGCGGCGATCCACCGCCTGAATTTCAGGCCCAGCCTGCGGGCGCGAGCGCTTTCGATGGGGCGCTCCCTGCTCATCGGCATGGTGCATCATGACCGCAACGCCCTGGTGCTCGACACCATCCAGCGGGGTGTGGGCCGGGAAGCGACACGGCGCGGCTATGAAGTGATCAGCCATGCGGTACCGATGACCGAAGCCGACGGGATCGCCCATGTGCTGGATTTCGCGCGCCGATCGCGGGTCGACGGCCTTGTCGTCCTGCCCCCGGTGTCCGGCATCCCCGGCCTGCCCGATGCGCTCAGGGCGGAACGCGTCCATGCCGTTGCGCTCTCCTCGGTACCGATCACCGGCTATGGCACCGTGCTTCTTTCTCCGGAGCGAGCGGCGGCGGGCGACGTCGCCCGCTATCTCCTGTCGCTCGGCCATTGCCGGATCGCGATGATCACCGGGCCACGGGCGATGGTTTCCGCCCGGGAACGCCGCGTCGGCTTCATCGAGGCGCTGGAGGAAGCGGGCACGCCGCTGCTGGCGGAGGCGGAGGGCGACTATGGCCTGGCCGCCGGGATCGAGGGTGCCCACGCTCTCCTCTCCCTGCCCACGCCGCCGACCGCGATCTTCGCCGCCAATGACGTCATGGCCGCCGGCGTGCTCAAGGTCGCGGCGGAACGCGGCATCGCCGTTCCGTCCATGCTGTCGGTCGTGGGCTTCGACGGCAGCCTTCTGGCCGAAATGCTCACGCCCTCGCTCACCACGATCGTGCGCCCCTTCGGCGAGATGGCGCAGATCGCCACCCGCCATCTGATCGACCTGATAGAGGGGGAGCCACCGGTCGAACCGGATATCCCGCCCCTGCGCCTGCGGGAATCGCAAAGCAGCGCGCCGCCGCCTGCCTGACATACGCCACTGGACTCTTGGGGCGGCGTCACTATATACCGCTCGGTATGGAAATGGCGACACATAGCGGGAGAGGCCGTCCCAGGGAGTTCGATCCCGAGCAGGCGCTGGCGGCGGCGCTCGAGGTCTTCTGGCGTCGTGGTTATGAGGGCGCGTCCCTCGCCGAACTGACCGAGGCGATGGGCATCACCAAACCCAGCCTCTATGCCTGCTTCGGCAACAAGGAATCCCTCTTCCGCAAGGCGCTTGACCTCTATGAGCGCGACAAGCTCTGCTATGTGAAGTCCGCGCTGGAGGAACCCACGTCCAAGGCGGTGGCCGAGCGGCTGCTGCGCGGGGCGCTTGCGATCCAGACCAATGCCAGCGATCCCAGGGGCTGCCTGGGCGTCATCAGTTCGGTAGGCGGCACCGCCCATGCCGAATGTATCCGCGATGAGGTGCACGCCCGCCGCGCCTCCTCGGACCGCGCGATGGTCGAAAGGTTCGAGCGCGCGCGCGACGAAGGCGACCTGCCCGATCATGTCGAGCCGCAGGCCCTGGCCTGCTATCTCTCCGCCGTCATGCAGGGCATGGCGGTC
This window encodes:
- a CDS encoding peptidylprolyl isomerase → MTHRFRAAIPLAALIAFPAFAIDPPATPAAVVAQAPAAAWRAIPLDELLVMTIEGDKRVVIQLAPAFSPRHVANIQALAKAHWWDGTSINRVQDNYVVQWGDSTEKKPIPPGLSPTSPADYAIPLANRRLAVTPLPYADPYASATGFVAGWPVAMDGSAAWLPHCYGFVGVGRNNSPDAGTGAELYTVIGQAPRQLDRNIAVVGRVIDGMALLSSLPRGTGEIGFYTAQEHKVPIQSVRLASELPEAERPRFQMMDVASPSFADYLRLRANRKDDFYDRPAGGVDLCNAPVPVRAAP
- a CDS encoding LysR family transcriptional regulator, whose product is METLANLESFIRSAEHGSFSEAARRLALTPAAVSRNVAMLERNLGVRLFHRSTRKLTLTEAGEVFRLAIAENLEGIQAAIAGIATDSGEPAGTLRISMAPTFGVTHVLPMLPGFLARYPRIKPEWHFQNRAVDLIAEGYDAAIGGGFDLSPGIVARTLAPAHIVAVASPAYMEGRVAPLDPVGLASLDGIVMRSLQTGRVRHWAMRDAAGREMAATLTERIIVNDPSAMREAALLGLGVAMLAMPDVLPALESGALIRLVPHCYADAGAISVYYASRTLLPAKTRAFVDWLAHGFKVQRLAERFAGRLGSGSAQDQGC
- a CDS encoding 3-oxoacyl-ACP reductase family protein, whose translation is MTEPNQPLAGKVALVTGGSRSIGAAIARRLAADGAAVALTYSASPDRAAQIVAEIEAAGGRAMAIEADAGDPAAVRASVTGTVEAFGGIDILVNNAGVAVNALIEDVRFEDYERMLAVNVTGVFVATQEAVRHMKTGGRIIHIGSSMTRYAAFPTASVYTLSKGAVSGFNRSLVRDLGPRGITVNTVHPGPTDTDMNPADGPVAAIVGPGVAIGRYGQPREIAAVVAFLASPEAAFVTGADIMADGGLTA
- a CDS encoding calcium-binding protein, with the protein product MFCRTQEDIKILMRRLYRLMMSGMIGSKGSRMATLIGTNLKNSIKGTSQDDTISGLDGDDEIWGDLGNDYIEGGAGNDILYGGAGNDRLDGGLGNDYLYGESGNNIASGGDGADQLVMGDGHDQLLGDAGNDIIRSGGGRDYIDGGVGDDLIYAGAGDDGFLNEINPATGKLTNQAVGGGSGNDRIYGEDGNDKLKGQSGNDQVYGGNGNDRVDGGDGDNYLSGGSGDDILVAEWGVDRLYGDDGRDNLQAGSGNDFVYGGNDADSLNGENGHDILYGGEGDDLIYGGLGNDQLYGDGGFDKLIGEAGSDALWGGAGADWFVFKGAGALDGGDRIVDFQNGSDRIVLEKLGVTKFASGGGLGTVFAHDGAAGHVILDVVTSAGAAFSIDVASLGTTLTTAHISAADFIFA
- a CDS encoding HU family DNA-binding protein yields the protein MNNTDLAEAVAASHDISKAEARKLVDSVVGAIADAAAKGDEVSLNGFGKFKVKDSPARQGRNPATGAVIEIAASKKLTFTPAKAVKDRLNG
- a CDS encoding MFS transporter, with product MATSDEGSLPKHHRATQGEKLVIAASSLGTVFEWYDFYLYGLLATYISAQFFSGVNETTAFIFALAAFAAGFAVRPFGAIVFGRIGDLVGRKNTFLVTMAIMGLSTFAVGLLPGYAAIGVTAPIILVILRLLQGLALGGEYGGAATYVAEHAPHGKRGLYTSWIQTTATFGLFAALLVVIGFRFALGEQAFAAWGWRLPFLISIFLLGVSMWIRLQLNESPVFQKMKDEGTTSKAPLTEAFGRWSNLRWVVIALFGAVAGQAVVWYAGQFYALFFLEKTLKVDGATANILIAVALALATPFFVAFGWLSDRIGRKPIILGGCALAAIAYFPLFAALTHAANPALAAAQAAAPVTIAVDPLQCSFQFDPVGRNRFDQSSCDIAKAQMAKAGISYANAEAPAGRPAVVSIGSTRLNAPDPARLERAEKTAAIAAFQRQLDAALTQAGYPQKAEKARINKPAVVAILWALAMLVTMVYGPIAAMLVELFPSRIRYTSMSLPYHVGNGWFGGFLPTTAFAMVAATGDIYYGLWYPVVIAAATAVIGLLFLPETFRRNIDS
- a CDS encoding LacI family DNA-binding transcriptional regulator, which encodes MDDLQFDPGGSEPTIADVAAIAGVSIRTVSRVINNSPKVNKDTRERIQAAIHRLNFRPSLRARALSMGRSLLIGMVHHDRNALVLDTIQRGVGREATRRGYEVISHAVPMTEADGIAHVLDFARRSRVDGLVVLPPVSGIPGLPDALRAERVHAVALSSVPITGYGTVLLSPERAAAGDVARYLLSLGHCRIAMITGPRAMVSARERRVGFIEALEEAGTPLLAEAEGDYGLAAGIEGAHALLSLPTPPTAIFAANDVMAAGVLKVAAERGIAVPSMLSVVGFDGSLLAEMLTPSLTTIVRPFGEMAQIATRHLIDLIEGEPPVEPDIPPLRLRESQSSAPPPA
- a CDS encoding TetR/AcrR family transcriptional regulator; protein product: MEMATHSGRGRPREFDPEQALAAALEVFWRRGYEGASLAELTEAMGITKPSLYACFGNKESLFRKALDLYERDKLCYVKSALEEPTSKAVAERLLRGALAIQTNASDPRGCLGVISSVGGTAHAECIRDEVHARRASSDRAMVERFERARDEGDLPDHVEPQALACYLSAVMQGMAVQAGAGVPTERLETLIDTTLSMWPGR